AGCATGAGCCGCTATCAGCGCTTTGTCTCTGAACTGCGCAGCGCAGGTGTCCGGGCCGAGATGTTCCAGGGCAATCCGAAGAATTTCGGCAAGCAATTGCAGTATGCGGACCGGCGCGGCAGCCCGGTCGCCATCATCCAGGGCTCGCAGGAGCGCGATGAGGGTACGGTTCAGATCAAGGATCTGATCGAGGGCAAGCGGCTGTCCGGCGAGATCGAGGACAATGCCGCATGGCGGGCTTCCAGACCGGCACAGTACTCGGTCAAGGAAACGGACTTCGTCACGGAAGTCAAAAAGCTTCTTGCCGCCCAGGCCGAGGACCGCAAGGCGGGCTGACCATGCTGAAAAGTCCGCAGTTCAAAGAAGAAGTCCTGGCTCTTTTCGCCGAGCGTGGCGCCGAGGCCGTCGATATTCCGGTCATCCAGCCTGCGGACCCGTTTCTCGATATGGCGGGCGAGGATCTGCGGCGGCGTATCTTCCTGACGGAAAGCGAGACGGGCAAGAGCCTTTGCTTGCGGCCCGAATTCACCATTCCCGTCTGCCTGCGACATATCGAACTGCAGCCGGGCACGCCGCGCCGCTACGCCTATCACGGTCAGGTCTTCCGCCAGCGCCGCGACGGCGGCAACGAATTCTATCAGGCCGGGATCGAAGACCTCGGCAATATGGATATGGCGGCTGCGGACGCCGCAGCGGTCAAGGATGCCGCCGATACGCTGGCAGCGCTTTTGCCGGGTGCGCAGCTTATAACGACGCTGGGCGATCAAACCGTGTTCGAGGCCGTCGTGGAATCGCTGGGGCTTCCCGATGGGTGGCAGACGCGGCTTATCCGGGCTTTCGGCGACGCCGGTCAGCTTGACGCATTGCTCGGCAGTCTTTCAAAACCCTCGGCTCCCCTGCCCGGGCTTGATGGTGAGGTAGCGGCGCTGCTTTCTGCGGGCGATGAGGACGGTCTGGCAGCACTGCTTGATAAACGCATGCGGGCGAGCGGTTTGATGAGCAATGCGAGCCGTACGCCGGCGGAGATTGCAGCACGAGTATTTGAGAAGGCGCGGCTTTCGAGTGTCCATCTCGATGCCAAGGCGCTGGATGTTCTCAAAACCTTTCTGGCGCTCGATACGCCGCTCGCCGATGCACCGGACGCCCTTGCGGCCTTTGCACGTATCGCGGGGCTTGATATCGCAGCCGCGCTGACAGCATTTGACGACCGCGTTTCCGCGTTGAAAAAGAGCGGCTTCAGTCTTGACCAATCGCACTACCGCGCAGCGTTCGGCAGACCCCTCGATTATTATACCGGGCTCGTCTTCGAGCACAGCACCAATGGCGCCGTGCTCGCCGGTGGCGGCCGTTTCGACCGCCTGCTGACGCTGCTCGGCGCTCAAACAACAATTCCCGCCGTCGGCTTTTCCCTCTGGCTCGACCGTATCGAAGCCGCACAGGGAGGACGTTCGATATGAGTGTGACTTTGGCACTTCCTTCAAAGGGGCGCATAAAGGACGATGCAACCGGCGTATTTGAGCGCGCGGGCCTGGACATTGTTTCCGTCGGCAATGACCGATCCTATCGCGGTGTGCTGAAGGATATGCCAGAGGTCGAGGTCGCTTTTCTCTCAGCGTCCGAGATCGCGAGAGAGCTCGGCAACGGCACGGTCGATCTCGGCGTAACCGGCGAAGATCTGGTGCGGGAAGACCTGAGCGCGGTTGAAGAGACCGTGGAATTTTGCGCCCGGCTCGGCTTCGGCCACGCCGATGTGGTGGTCGCGGTGCCGGATGTGTGGATCGATGTCGACACGATGGCCGATCTCGGCGATGTCGCCTCGCATTTCCGCTCCGGACACGGGCGCAGGCTGCGCATTGCGACAAAATTCTGGCGGCTGACCCAGCAATTCTTCTCCAACCGCCACGGCATACAGGTCTACCGTATTGTCGAAAGCCTCGGCGCCACGGAAGGCGCGCCCGCCTCCGGCCAGGCCGATATTATTGTCGATATCACCTCGACCGGCTCGACCCTTCGCGCCAATAGCCTGAAAGTGCTGACGGATGGTGTGATCCTTAATTCCGAAGCCTGTCTTGTGCGGTCGCTGGCGGAGCGCAACGCATCGGACGAGGCGTTGATCAATACTGTCGTGGAGCGAGTCGCCTCCGCCGCTGGTTCCGGTACAGGTTAACCTTCGGCGAGTTCACGCGGCTTCGGTCCGCCATAGACCCAATCGAGCAGTTTAACCGTGTGGATGACGGGCATTTTTGTGCCCATGCCGATCTGCGTGATGCAGCCGACATTGCCGGTTGCAACGAGGTCGGCACCCGTCGCCTCAATATTGCCGACCTTACGGTCGCGCAGCTGGCCGGCGATTTCGGGTTGCATAATGTTGTAGGTGCCGGCCGAACCGCAGCACAGATGCCCTTCGGCCGGTTCGCGCAGCTCAAAGCCGGCAGCCCTCAAAAGATCCTTCGGCTGGCGGATGATCTTCTGGCCATGCTGCATGGAGCAGGCCGAATGATAGGCGACGATCAGACCCGGCTCGATCTCGGGCTCGGGCATTTCGCACTCGGCAAGGAACTCGGTGACGTCGCGGGCCAGTGCCGACACCTTTTCAGCCTTCTGCGCATAGTGCGGGTCCTCGCGCAGCATGTAACCGTAGTCCTTGATGGTCGTGCCGCAGCCGGAGGCCGTAATGATAATGGCATCAAGACCGCCATTGTCGATCTCCCGCATCCAGGCATCGACATTGACACGGGCGGCATCCAACGCCTCTTCCTCACGCCCCATGTGGTGCACCAGCGACCCGCAGCATCCCTCTCCTTTCGGTACAACGACCTCGATGCCGAGCCGGTTGAGCAGCCGCGCGGCCGCAGCATTGGTATCCGGTTCAAGAACCGACTGGGCGCATCCGGTCAAAATGGCGACCCGCCCTGCCCACTCCCCCTTTGGTGTATGGGCGCCCGCGCCAAGCAGTTGCGAACTTGGCGGAATCCTCTTCGGCGCCAGTTCAAGCATGGCGCCGACCGGCTTCAGACCGGGGATAGCTTTGAATAACGGCGCCAGCGGACGGGCAAGGCGGGCAAAGCTCAGCGATGCGCGAAAACGGGCCGGATAGGGCAGCACAAAGGCCAGTACCGCCCGATTGAGGCGGTTGAGCAACGGCCTTTTGTATGTCTTTTCAATATGGGCCCGTGCGTGGTCGACGAGATGCATGTAGTGGACACCCGAGGGGCAGGTTGTCATGCAGGCAAGGCAAGACAGGCATCGGTCGATATGTTTGACCACCTTTTCATCCGCCGGCCGGTCATTCTCCAGCATGTCCTTGATCAGGTAGATCCGGCCGCGCGGACTGTCGAGCTCGTTGCCGAGCGTCACATAGGTTGGGCAGGTCGCGGTACAGAAACCGCAATGGACGCATTTGCGCAGAATTTTTTCCGCTTCGGCCACACCGCTGTCGGTAAGCTGTTCGGCCGAGAAATTTGTCTGCATGCGAATGCGCCCCTTGTGATTGCGTTAGACCAGCCAGGTCTCGACGTTCTTGACCGGCTCACTGCGTGTGATCGCCTGCAACCCGATGACACAGCGGACGATGAACCAGACAGCTGCGGCGATCCCCAACAGAAATCCGATAAGAATGAAGGCCGTCAGGAAGCTGATGAAGGCATAGAGGATACCGATCCAGAACGTACGAATGGCGTAGGTGTAGTGGCTGTCGATCCACTCTTCCGAATTGCCTCGATTCATATAGGCCAACACTATGCCCACAATGGTCGTGACCGGAAGCATCAATCCGACCAAATAGAGGATGTAAATCAGCTGGGCGTTTTTCTGTCCGGGTCCGATCCAGCTCTCGGCTTCCGTCTGCAAATCATTGGGCTGCTGATCGCTCATAGTCGTCTCTCCTGCACTTGTGCGTTGCACAAGCAGCGTATCACAGCTCCGCCCACATGCGACCGGGATTGAGAACAGCCTGTGGATCGAACTGTTCCTTCAGCCGCCGGGTCAGCGCGGCAAGAGCCGGCTCCTGCGGCTCGAAGACCGGTACATGATTGCGCAGATCGCCCGATCCACGCACCAGCGTGGCATGGCCACCGCCGAGCGCCCGGATGGCATCGCGTACCGGGCCCGCCTCATCGTCGCCTTCCATGCGCAACCACACCAATCCGCCCTGCCAGTCGTAAAAGGCATCGACGCCGGTTTGCAGGCGCAGGCCCGCGACAAGCTGGTGGCCGGCGCCGGGTGCAACCGACACCCGCCAGACCGGACGCGTCGTCCCGTCGCAAAACGGTTTAACATCGCGGATTTCGCGCCAGAGCGCCCGCGAAGCGTCAGCATCGAGCCGCGAACATGAGCCATGTTGCGCAAACATCGCCTCGAGCTTGCCGAGCCGGTAGGCAACGGAGGACGGAAAACCCTCAAGCCGCAAGACCGTGGCCGCTGATCCCGGCAGCGCACCGTTGATGAAGCGCCCGCGCACGCTTTCGGGAAGGTGGGCGGCACTCGAGACCTCAGCATCCGAACCCATAGCCTGCGCCATGATATCGGCAGCATCGGCATCGTTCAGTCCGCTGACGACGAGCGTTTCTTCGGTTTCGGCGCGCGGCAGGACCTTGAAGGTCACCTCGGTTAGAACTGCCAGCGTGCCCCAGGAGCCTGAAAGGCCGCGCGGAAGATCGTAACCGGTAACGTTCTTGACCACCCGGCCGCCCGATTTGATCAGATCACCCCGGCCGGTGACCGCGCGAATACCAAGCACATGATCGCGTGCTGCG
This portion of the Hoeflea prorocentri genome encodes:
- a CDS encoding ATP phosphoribosyltransferase regulatory subunit, with the protein product MTMLKSPQFKEEVLALFAERGAEAVDIPVIQPADPFLDMAGEDLRRRIFLTESETGKSLCLRPEFTIPVCLRHIELQPGTPRRYAYHGQVFRQRRDGGNEFYQAGIEDLGNMDMAAADAAAVKDAADTLAALLPGAQLITTLGDQTVFEAVVESLGLPDGWQTRLIRAFGDAGQLDALLGSLSKPSAPLPGLDGEVAALLSAGDEDGLAALLDKRMRASGLMSNASRTPAEIAARVFEKARLSSVHLDAKALDVLKTFLALDTPLADAPDALAAFARIAGLDIAAALTAFDDRVSALKKSGFSLDQSHYRAAFGRPLDYYTGLVFEHSTNGAVLAGGGRFDRLLTLLGAQTTIPAVGFSLWLDRIEAAQGGRSI
- the hisG gene encoding ATP phosphoribosyltransferase is translated as MSVTLALPSKGRIKDDATGVFERAGLDIVSVGNDRSYRGVLKDMPEVEVAFLSASEIARELGNGTVDLGVTGEDLVREDLSAVEETVEFCARLGFGHADVVVAVPDVWIDVDTMADLGDVASHFRSGHGRRLRIATKFWRLTQQFFSNRHGIQVYRIVESLGATEGAPASGQADIIVDITSTGSTLRANSLKVLTDGVILNSEACLVRSLAERNASDEALINTVVERVASAAGSGTG
- the glcF gene encoding glycolate oxidase subunit GlcF; its protein translation is MQTNFSAEQLTDSGVAEAEKILRKCVHCGFCTATCPTYVTLGNELDSPRGRIYLIKDMLENDRPADEKVVKHIDRCLSCLACMTTCPSGVHYMHLVDHARAHIEKTYKRPLLNRLNRAVLAFVLPYPARFRASLSFARLARPLAPLFKAIPGLKPVGAMLELAPKRIPPSSQLLGAGAHTPKGEWAGRVAILTGCAQSVLEPDTNAAAARLLNRLGIEVVVPKGEGCCGSLVHHMGREEEALDAARVNVDAWMREIDNGGLDAIIITASGCGTTIKDYGYMLREDPHYAQKAEKVSALARDVTEFLAECEMPEPEIEPGLIVAYHSACSMQHGQKIIRQPKDLLRAAGFELREPAEGHLCCGSAGTYNIMQPEIAGQLRDRKVGNIEATGADLVATGNVGCITQIGMGTKMPVIHTVKLLDWVYGGPKPRELAEG
- a CDS encoding DUF4870 domain-containing protein encodes the protein MSDQQPNDLQTEAESWIGPGQKNAQLIYILYLVGLMLPVTTIVGIVLAYMNRGNSEEWIDSHYTYAIRTFWIGILYAFISFLTAFILIGFLLGIAAAVWFIVRCVIGLQAITRSEPVKNVETWLV
- the glcE gene encoding glycolate oxidase subunit GlcE; the protein is MAQTLGGEMFRPETEDQVLEAVSWAVSEQAPLEVLGHGTKRGIGRPLQVANGLDISGLTGITLYEPEELVLTARAGTSLEEIEARLAEHNQEFAFEPMDYRALLGSQDRPRGTAGAVLATNLSGPRRLKAGAARDHVLGIRAVTGRGDLIKSGGRVVKNVTGYDLPRGLSGSWGTLAVLTEVTFKVLPRAETEETLVVSGLNDADAADIMAQAMGSDAEVSSAAHLPESVRGRFINGALPGSAATVLRLEGFPSSVAYRLGKLEAMFAQHGSCSRLDADASRALWREIRDVKPFCDGTTRPVWRVSVAPGAGHQLVAGLRLQTGVDAFYDWQGGLVWLRMEGDDEAGPVRDAIRALGGGHATLVRGSGDLRNHVPVFEPQEPALAALTRRLKEQFDPQAVLNPGRMWAEL